A stretch of the Vigna radiata var. radiata cultivar VC1973A chromosome 9, Vradiata_ver6, whole genome shotgun sequence genome encodes the following:
- the LOC106774282 gene encoding uncharacterized protein LOC106774282 isoform X2, translating to MANWGLGVWYQLSAQEGNYQVDSEFCGKDSVQLKGSEITAELKYLLNLLTLCWHFSKKPFPLFLEETGYTEENVLLREAKAGILKPAFTIIVDHDMRCLLLLIRGTHSIKDTLTAVTGNVVPFHHTVVHQGGVRDLVLGYAHCGMVAAARWISKLVTPCLLEALGHYPDYKVKIVGHSLGGGTAAILTYVLRERKELSVATCVTFAPAACMTWELAESGDSFITSIINGADLVPTFSAASVDDLRSEVTASAWINDLRNQIEQTRILSTVYRSASALGSRLPSIATARAKVAGAGAILQPVSNGTQVVMKRAKSMAAWARPNLNLSSWSCMGPRRRALSAYSNSKDGDSPPTSSSTNIDGSDSFLRSPKKAINAKNMNLPVSSSIEEWSSEIECGNESSSDTEVDVDHGDRQNLMDHDRYDDQMSEVELWHQLENELYDGPEVEETDVVKEIREEEATHEVEEAQSSVPETKEVYRFFPPGKIMHIVTLHSDTEHENDDSPTYASSDSSELDETKIGIFLTSRSLYSKLRLSQRMISDHFMPVYRRQIERLIKELEQEANEDHDTQEVVL from the exons GTTGACCCTGTGCTGGCATTTTTCAAAGAAGCCCTTTCCCTTGTTTTTAGAAGAAACTGGCTACACTGAAGAAAATGTTCTCCTTCGGGAAGCCAAAGCAGGA ATTTTGAAACCAGCTTTTACAATAATCGTTGATCATGACATGAGATGCCTTTTGCTGTTGATTCGTGGCACACATAGTATCAAAGATACTCTAACAGCTGTTACAGGAAATGTGGTGCCATTCCATCACACTGTTGTTCACCAAGGTGGGGTTAGAGATTTGGTTTTAGGTTATGCCCACTGTGGAATGGTTGCTGCTGCTAGATGGATTTCAAAGCTTGTAACTCCTTGTCTCCTTGAAGCACTTGGCCACTACCCTGATTATAAAGTCAAG ATTGTTGGGCACTCTTTGGGTGGAGGTACTGCAGCAATTCTAACTTATGtgttgagagagagaaaggaactTTCTGTCGCCACATGTGTTACATTTGCTCCAG CTGCGTGTATGACATGGGAGTTGGCAGAGTCGGGTGATAGTTTTATCACTTCTATTATAAATGGAGCTGATTTGGTGCCTACATTCTCAGCTGCTTCTGTAGATGACTTGCGTTCTGAG GTGACAGCATCAGCATGGATAAATGACTTGAGGAATCAAATTGAACAGACAAGAATACTTAGTACAGTCTATCGCTCTGCTTCAGCATTAGGTTCTCGACTCCCATCGATTGCCACTGCTAGAGCAAAAGTTGCTGGGGCTGGGGCCATTTTGCAGCCAGTTTCTAATGGTACCCAG GTTGTGATGAAGAGAGCCAAGAGTATGGCAGCATGGGCACGTCCAAACCTTAATTTGTCCTCTTGGTCATGCATGGGACCCCGTCGCAGAGCCTTGAGTGCATATTCAAACTCCAAAGACGGGGATAGTCCTCCTACATCTTCCTCTACCAATATCGACGGTTCCGATTCATTTCTTCGTTCTCCCAAGAAGGCGATTAATGCAAAGAATATGAACCTTCCTGTATCTTCATCTATAGAAGAGTGGTCTTCTGAGATTGAATGTGGCAATGAAAGTAGTTCTGATACTGAGGTGGATGTTGATCATGGTGACCGTCAGAACCTGATGGACCATGACAGATATGATGATCAGATGAGTGAAGTGGAGTTGTGGCATCAACTGGAGAATGAGCTGTATGACGGTCCTGAAGTTGAGGAGACTGATGTTGTAAAGGAGATAAGGGAAGAGGAAGCAACCCACGAAGTAGAGGAAGCCCAGAGTTCAGTACCAGAAACGAAAGAAGTCTACAGATTTTTCCCTCCAGGAAAAATAATGCACATTGTTACACTCCATTCTGACACGGAGCATGAAAATGATGATAGCCCAACCTATGCAAGTTCAGACAGTAGCGAGCTAGATGAGACTAAGATTGGGATTTTTCTAACTTCCAGGTCTCTGTATAGTAAACTTAGACTCTCACAGAGAATGATCAGTGATCACTTCATGCCAGTTTATAGAAGGCAGATTGAAAGGCTAATAAAAGAACTTGAGCAGGAAGCTAATGAGGATCATGATACACAAGAGGTGGTGTTATAG